One genomic region from Curtobacterium sp. 9128 encodes:
- a CDS encoding fibronectin type III domain-containing protein, with protein MLSSLTRTRRRARLSAVAVAATLATALGLLVAPPANAVEPVGTLDVSIPAGGSPPYPSATWGQTFTAGRTGKLTAVSLDWTLPGSGGSGAVTLQAAANGVPTGPVLASATISTDTGWQTAVFSAPARLNAGTVYALSIPIVNTAMYSTSVYAGGAVFHGGLAYPNYDLPLRTYMQAVPAPTGFTASAGDGTTDLAWDPVASTSEWNVTGYETSYAVSGSGQWSAPAASTGTTARVSGLTDGTAYDFRVRATSDIGSGEWSTTASATPMGDFTGGALHVATDALAVGVARTATSDGWSPTPNLAWSWTAGGTQVGTAPTYTPTPDDLGKDVQVTVTATAVGRHPQTRTVDLGIVGPGTITTGGVELRGTDGGVVGSTVDAGTTVTASVPGLAPSTATLTYQWFRGADTPIEGATGSSYTVTGDDAFGRGRISVAVTATERGYSDVTVSSGTPYATYGVQQGSVTTDAAKVGQPTTATDPAWTPSTATLSYQWYVGERAIRGATGNTYTPTADQAGADLTVTVSGTARGYHAQQVTSAPVVIAPGTQVGTVAIQGDATVGSELTAVDSDWQDGTAFSRQWTRDGQPIDGATGRTYRLVGADAGTTIGLTVTGTLAGYEDRTVDAPATGAVALGTQHASVTIAGADAARVGTALTTTDSGWATGTTVTHQWLRDGEPIEDATGAGYTPTDADLGHVLTVAATGELTGWEPLTVTSAGTRAVVGTPAVVTPGGTLPTTVTAGEPFRYQLDVSGSPRPTLTLDGHLPTGLEFDAETGVVSGIPTEAGHHVLRFTADNGVGIPSVTTLTIDVVAGPLAELTLATTGTGEVDGAVTAKQGSTIHVLAAGLDEWGNELESLDGLVLTSSVDSDVIDGDAVTFRHASPHVLTATVGDVTASVLVEVSPTAVVSPTDPTTPAAPVAARPGVPAPAPTAAHPAAELAYTGSASTGPLAVAALLALLLGAALRAGARRRRERI; from the coding sequence GTGCTCTCGTCCCTGACCAGGACGCGCCGTCGCGCGCGCCTGTCCGCCGTGGCCGTCGCCGCCACGCTCGCCACCGCCCTGGGGCTGCTCGTGGCCCCGCCCGCGAACGCCGTCGAACCCGTCGGGACCCTCGACGTCTCCATCCCGGCCGGCGGCAGCCCGCCCTACCCGTCGGCGACGTGGGGCCAGACGTTCACCGCCGGCCGCACCGGCAAGCTGACCGCGGTGTCCCTCGACTGGACGCTCCCGGGATCCGGCGGATCCGGAGCGGTCACCCTGCAGGCCGCCGCCAACGGGGTGCCGACCGGACCGGTACTGGCATCGGCGACGATCTCCACGGACACGGGGTGGCAGACCGCGGTCTTCTCCGCTCCCGCGAGGCTCAACGCCGGGACCGTCTACGCGCTGAGCATCCCGATCGTGAACACGGCGATGTACTCGACGAGCGTGTACGCCGGCGGTGCCGTGTTCCACGGCGGTCTGGCGTACCCGAACTACGACCTCCCGCTGCGCACCTACATGCAGGCGGTGCCGGCACCGACCGGGTTCACCGCGTCCGCGGGCGACGGCACGACCGACCTCGCGTGGGATCCCGTCGCGTCGACGTCCGAGTGGAACGTCACCGGGTACGAGACCTCGTACGCGGTCAGCGGCTCTGGACAGTGGTCAGCACCCGCCGCATCGACCGGCACGACCGCGCGGGTCTCGGGCCTCACCGACGGCACGGCGTACGACTTCCGCGTCCGTGCCACGAGCGACATCGGCTCCGGTGAGTGGTCGACGACCGCCTCCGCGACCCCGATGGGCGACTTCACCGGCGGGGCGCTGCACGTCGCGACCGATGCGCTCGCGGTCGGTGTCGCACGCACCGCGACCTCTGACGGGTGGAGCCCGACGCCGAACCTCGCGTGGTCCTGGACCGCTGGTGGCACTCAGGTCGGCACCGCGCCGACGTACACCCCGACCCCCGACGACCTCGGCAAGGACGTGCAGGTCACGGTGACCGCGACGGCTGTCGGCCGCCACCCGCAGACCCGCACCGTGGACCTCGGCATCGTCGGGCCCGGCACGATCACCACCGGGGGCGTCGAGCTCCGCGGCACCGACGGTGGCGTGGTCGGCTCGACCGTCGACGCCGGCACCACCGTCACGGCCTCGGTACCCGGGCTCGCGCCGAGCACGGCGACCCTCACCTACCAGTGGTTCCGCGGGGCGGACACGCCGATCGAGGGTGCGACCGGTTCCTCGTACACGGTCACCGGTGACGACGCGTTCGGCCGGGGCCGCATCTCGGTCGCCGTCACCGCGACCGAGCGGGGCTACTCGGACGTCACCGTCTCGTCGGGCACCCCGTACGCGACGTACGGCGTGCAGCAGGGATCCGTCACGACCGACGCGGCGAAGGTCGGGCAGCCCACGACGGCCACCGACCCGGCCTGGACCCCCTCCACCGCCACGCTGTCCTACCAGTGGTACGTCGGTGAGCGGGCGATCCGCGGCGCGACCGGGAACACCTACACGCCGACCGCCGACCAGGCCGGCGCGGACCTGACCGTGACGGTCAGCGGCACCGCCCGCGGCTACCACGCCCAGCAGGTCACGAGTGCGCCCGTCGTCATCGCGCCGGGCACGCAGGTCGGCACCGTGGCGATCCAGGGCGACGCCACCGTCGGCTCGGAGCTCACCGCGGTGGACTCCGACTGGCAGGACGGCACGGCGTTCAGCCGCCAGTGGACCCGCGACGGCCAGCCGATCGACGGCGCGACCGGACGGACCTACCGGCTCGTCGGCGCCGACGCCGGCACGACGATCGGCCTGACCGTGACCGGCACGCTCGCCGGGTACGAGGACCGCACCGTCGATGCACCCGCGACCGGCGCGGTCGCACTCGGCACCCAGCACGCGAGCGTGACCATCGCCGGAGCCGATGCCGCCCGGGTCGGCACCGCGCTCACCACGACGGACAGCGGCTGGGCGACCGGCACGACCGTCACCCACCAGTGGCTCCGCGACGGCGAGCCGATCGAGGACGCGACCGGCGCGGGCTACACGCCGACCGACGCCGACCTGGGCCACGTGCTCACCGTCGCGGCGACCGGTGAGCTCACCGGCTGGGAGCCCCTGACGGTCACGTCGGCCGGCACTCGCGCCGTCGTCGGCACCCCCGCGGTCGTCACCCCGGGTGGCACCCTGCCGACCACGGTCACCGCCGGAGAGCCGTTCCGCTACCAGCTCGACGTCTCGGGTTCACCGCGGCCGACGCTGACGCTCGACGGACACCTGCCGACCGGGCTCGAGTTCGACGCCGAGACCGGGGTCGTCTCCGGGATCCCGACCGAGGCCGGCCACCACGTCCTCCGCTTCACCGCGGACAACGGCGTGGGGATCCCGTCGGTCACGACCCTGACGATCGACGTCGTCGCCGGTCCGCTCGCCGAGCTCACGCTCGCCACGACCGGCACCGGTGAGGTCGACGGGGCGGTCACCGCGAAGCAGGGTTCCACGATCCACGTCCTGGCCGCCGGCCTCGACGAGTGGGGCAACGAACTGGAGTCGCTCGACGGACTCGTCCTCACCTCGAGCGTCGACAGTGACGTGATCGACGGGGACGCGGTGACGTTCCGCCACGCCTCGCCGCACGTGCTCACCGCGACCGTCGGCGACGTCACGGCGTCGGTCCTCGTCGAGGTCAGCCCGACGGCAGTCGTGTCGCCGACGGATCCGACCACGCCGGCAGCGCCCGTCGCGGCCCGGCCGGGCGTCCCCGCGCCGGCACCGACCGCGGCGCACCCGGCCGCCGAGCTCGCCTACACGGGGTCGGCGTCCACCGGCCCGCTCGCCGTGGCAGCGCTCCTCGCGCTGCTCCTCGGTGCCGCGCTGCGCGCCGGTGCGCGCCGCCGCCGCGAACGGATCTGA
- a CDS encoding triose-phosphate isomerase family protein — protein MITIGVSLKMYFGHAQTLRWAEAVADIAKSHPAVTSGAVELFVIPTFPSLVPVHAVLEGTAVLLGAQDLATEDTGAFTGEVSGAELAEIGVDLVEIGHAERRSLFHEDDATIARKVDAAFRNHLRPLVCVGEAIRSSRLDAIADVTGQLDRAVSRDAAAPVIVAYEPVWAIGAPQPAPDDHIVEVLTGIEAHLEQRPELAGSVVVYGGSAGPGLLTRGQGRIGGLFLGRFAHDPAAIAAILDEAQALRGD, from the coding sequence GTGATCACGATCGGCGTCTCGCTGAAGATGTACTTCGGGCACGCGCAGACGCTGCGCTGGGCCGAGGCCGTCGCGGACATCGCCAAGTCGCACCCGGCGGTCACGAGCGGCGCGGTGGAGCTGTTCGTGATCCCGACGTTCCCGTCGCTGGTCCCCGTGCACGCGGTACTCGAGGGCACGGCCGTGCTGCTCGGCGCCCAGGACCTGGCGACGGAGGACACGGGCGCGTTCACCGGCGAGGTCTCCGGCGCCGAACTCGCGGAGATCGGCGTGGACCTCGTCGAGATCGGGCACGCGGAACGCCGTTCCCTGTTCCACGAGGACGACGCGACCATCGCGCGGAAGGTCGACGCCGCGTTCCGCAACCACCTGCGTCCGCTCGTCTGCGTCGGCGAGGCGATCCGGTCCTCCCGTCTCGATGCGATCGCGGACGTGACCGGACAGCTCGACCGAGCCGTCTCACGGGACGCCGCCGCACCGGTGATCGTCGCCTACGAGCCGGTCTGGGCGATCGGCGCGCCGCAGCCGGCGCCCGACGACCACATCGTCGAGGTCCTGACGGGCATCGAAGCGCATCTCGAACAGCGGCCGGAGCTGGCGGGGTCGGTCGTGGTCTACGGCGGCTCCGCCGGGCCGGGACTGCTCACGCGGGGGCAGGGCCGCATCGGCGGGCTGTTCCTCGGCCGGTTCGCGCACGACCCGGCCGCGATCGCGGCGATCCTCGACGAGGCACAGGCGCTGAGAGGCGACTGA
- a CDS encoding dihydroxyacetone kinase family protein — MTRLFNDPADFADEMVDGFVAANRAWVRKVHGGVARSTASPDGTVALVIGGGSGHYPAFGGLVGHGLAAGAAMGNLFASPSAQQVTAVARASQHGGGVLLSYGNYAGDVLNFDAAARSLTELGIDVRTVRVTDDVASAPGGEAHKRRGIAGDLCVFKVAGAAAERGDTLDEVTEVATRANDRTRSFGVAFSGCSLPGADEPLFTVPEGRMAIGMGIHGERGIDEADVPTADGLAELLTDRLLQERPEGAGDRVVPILNGLGSVKYEELFVVFNAVQQRLTDAGITIVEPEVGELVTSFDMAGVSLTLFWPDAELEQLWAAPANAPAFRKGAAVAQERLPEDVLTADVVAPVGPASDESRTLARQVADGFHTVRDLLDAHADELGRIDAIAGDGDHGIGMQRGSTAADAAAREAAERGAGAGTVLTIAGDAWSDKAGGTSGAIWGAALEALGRVIGDRERPTAATVQRAVHAATDAVLAFGAAVGDKTMVDALVPFDDVLTTRIAAGDDLTTAWRAAADAAQQAADGTVDLLPRMGRARTHAEDAVGTPDPGAVSFALIVDAVAP; from the coding sequence ATGACCCGGTTGTTCAACGATCCGGCGGACTTCGCGGACGAGATGGTGGACGGGTTCGTCGCGGCGAACCGGGCGTGGGTGCGGAAGGTGCACGGTGGGGTCGCCCGGTCCACTGCGAGCCCGGACGGCACGGTCGCCCTGGTGATCGGTGGTGGCAGTGGCCACTACCCGGCGTTCGGTGGGCTCGTGGGCCACGGGTTGGCCGCCGGTGCGGCGATGGGGAACCTGTTCGCCAGTCCGAGTGCGCAGCAGGTCACCGCGGTCGCCCGCGCAAGCCAGCACGGTGGCGGCGTGCTGCTGTCCTACGGCAACTACGCCGGCGACGTGCTCAACTTCGACGCCGCCGCCCGGTCACTCACGGAGCTGGGCATCGACGTCCGCACGGTGCGCGTCACGGACGACGTCGCGTCGGCGCCGGGGGGCGAGGCGCACAAGCGGCGGGGGATCGCGGGGGACCTGTGCGTGTTCAAGGTCGCCGGCGCCGCTGCAGAGCGCGGGGACACGCTCGACGAGGTCACCGAGGTCGCGACCCGTGCGAACGACCGCACCCGGTCCTTCGGTGTCGCCTTCTCCGGCTGCTCCCTGCCGGGCGCGGACGAACCGCTCTTCACGGTGCCGGAGGGTCGTATGGCGATCGGGATGGGGATCCACGGTGAGCGGGGCATCGACGAAGCCGACGTCCCCACCGCCGACGGCCTCGCCGAGCTGCTCACCGACCGGCTCCTCCAGGAGCGTCCGGAGGGCGCCGGAGACCGGGTCGTCCCGATCCTCAACGGCCTCGGCAGCGTGAAGTACGAGGAACTGTTCGTGGTCTTCAACGCCGTGCAACAGCGCCTCACCGATGCGGGCATCACGATCGTGGAGCCCGAGGTCGGGGAACTCGTCACGAGCTTCGACATGGCCGGGGTGTCGCTGACGCTGTTCTGGCCGGACGCGGAACTCGAGCAGCTCTGGGCGGCGCCGGCGAACGCGCCCGCGTTCCGGAAGGGTGCCGCGGTCGCGCAGGAGCGTCTCCCCGAGGACGTCCTCACCGCCGACGTCGTCGCACCTGTCGGTCCCGCGAGCGACGAATCGCGCACGCTCGCCCGCCAGGTCGCCGACGGGTTCCACACGGTGCGCGACCTGCTCGACGCCCACGCGGACGAGCTGGGGCGGATCGACGCGATCGCCGGTGACGGCGACCACGGCATCGGCATGCAGCGCGGCTCCACCGCCGCCGACGCGGCAGCACGAGAAGCCGCCGAGCGCGGCGCGGGCGCCGGCACGGTCCTCACGATCGCGGGGGACGCGTGGTCGGACAAGGCCGGGGGCACCTCCGGTGCGATCTGGGGTGCCGCCCTGGAGGCTCTGGGTCGCGTCATCGGGGACCGTGAACGTCCCACAGCGGCGACCGTCCAACGCGCGGTGCACGCCGCCACCGACGCGGTCCTCGCCTTCGGCGCGGCCGTCGGCGACAAGACCATGGTCGACGCCCTCGTCCCCTTCGACGACGTCCTCACCACCCGCATCGCCGCCGGCGACGACCTGACCACCGCCTGGCGCGCGGCAGCTGACGCGGCGCAGCAGGCAGCAGACGGAACGGTCGACCTCCTGCCGAGGATGGGCCGGGCGCGCACCCACGCCGAGGACGCCGTCGGCACACCCGACCCCGGCGCGGTGTCGTTCGCGCTCATCGTCGACGCGGTCGCGCCGTGA
- a CDS encoding MarR family transcriptional regulator has translation MPLTVVRREHVHLYSRAPRSKAARLAVDAILRLQHAEDQQIEHARIESGLSKNEFLAVRYLLQAHRDSRAMGPKDLAVMLGVSNASVTKIVDGLVEKGDIVRTAHPTDRRAQFLEPTDQVATKIDDSYAQFHEIVVRVLDGLPAADNEVVAEALGRIVDALAEAVPEPADEYTVDDTSA, from the coding sequence ATGCCGTTGACTGTCGTCCGCCGAGAGCACGTCCACCTCTACTCGCGAGCACCCCGATCGAAGGCCGCCCGCTTGGCCGTCGACGCCATCCTCCGGCTGCAGCACGCCGAGGATCAGCAGATCGAGCACGCGCGCATCGAGAGTGGCCTGTCGAAGAACGAGTTCCTCGCGGTCCGGTACCTGCTGCAGGCGCACCGGGACAGCCGTGCGATGGGACCGAAGGACCTCGCGGTGATGCTCGGGGTGTCCAACGCCTCGGTGACGAAGATCGTCGACGGCCTCGTGGAGAAGGGCGACATCGTCCGGACCGCGCACCCCACCGACCGTCGGGCGCAGTTCCTCGAACCGACCGACCAGGTGGCGACCAAGATCGACGACTCGTACGCACAGTTCCACGAGATCGTCGTGCGCGTGCTCGACGGGCTGCCGGCCGCCGACAACGAGGTGGTCGCCGAGGCCCTCGGGCGGATCGTGGACGCCCTCGCCGAGGCGGTTCCGGAGCCAGCCGACGAGTACACCGTGGACGACACCAGCGCCTGA
- a CDS encoding MFS transporter has protein sequence MSLPNVPALGSTHDPGLKSAIGKATKHLMPMLVILYFVAFLDRTNVGFAEEALSVDRGISDAAFALGAGIFFIGYAIFEIPSNLLLKRFGARFWLARIAITWGIVAALFAFTTNDTMFIVLRFILGVTEAGLFPGVIMYLSEWFPNKVRVRMFAIFYLAQPFSQMIGAPLSGGLLSFGDQATPFHGWQVMFAGEGILAVLAGIAALVFLTNSPQQAKWLEPGEKDSLTAAMAREDTARSADGPQGIWKAMASGRVWYFTIIYFCLQVAVYGTTFYLPQQVSSLLGQDVGWQVGLVSAIPWLVGLIACYLVGSKADSVGRRRRWGTMFYVFTGLSILGSAWAGANGQPILGIVFITLAVASFLSVGPITWAYPTAFLTGAAAAAGIGLINSLGNLGGFVAPIMRTAINEVVPTDSGAFGIVSLGVLAFVAAVMIFCTKFFRQSRADDLLDTSHVATTEQRVKR, from the coding sequence GTGTCACTTCCCAACGTCCCCGCGCTCGGATCGACCCACGATCCCGGGCTGAAGTCGGCCATCGGCAAGGCCACCAAGCACCTGATGCCGATGCTCGTGATCCTGTACTTCGTCGCGTTCCTCGACCGCACCAACGTCGGGTTCGCGGAGGAGGCCCTGAGCGTCGACCGCGGCATCTCCGACGCGGCCTTCGCACTCGGTGCCGGCATCTTCTTCATCGGCTACGCGATCTTCGAGATCCCGTCGAACCTGCTGCTGAAGCGCTTCGGCGCTCGGTTCTGGCTCGCCCGCATCGCGATCACGTGGGGCATCGTCGCCGCGCTGTTCGCCTTCACGACGAACGACACCATGTTCATCGTGCTGCGGTTCATCCTCGGCGTGACCGAGGCGGGACTCTTCCCCGGCGTGATCATGTACCTGTCCGAGTGGTTCCCGAACAAGGTCCGCGTGCGGATGTTCGCGATCTTCTACCTGGCGCAGCCGTTCTCGCAGATGATCGGCGCGCCGCTGTCCGGCGGTCTGCTGAGCTTCGGCGACCAGGCCACTCCGTTCCACGGCTGGCAGGTCATGTTCGCGGGCGAGGGCATCCTCGCGGTGCTCGCCGGCATCGCCGCGCTCGTGTTCCTGACGAACAGCCCGCAGCAGGCCAAGTGGCTCGAGCCGGGGGAGAAGGACTCGCTGACGGCGGCGATGGCCCGCGAGGACACCGCCCGCAGCGCCGACGGGCCGCAGGGGATCTGGAAGGCGATGGCGAGCGGCCGGGTCTGGTACTTCACGATCATCTACTTCTGCCTGCAGGTCGCCGTCTACGGCACCACGTTCTACCTCCCGCAGCAGGTGTCGTCGCTCCTCGGGCAGGACGTCGGCTGGCAGGTCGGGCTGGTGTCCGCGATCCCGTGGCTCGTCGGCCTCATCGCCTGCTACCTCGTCGGATCGAAGGCGGACTCCGTGGGCCGCCGCCGACGCTGGGGGACGATGTTCTACGTCTTCACCGGCCTCTCGATCCTCGGCTCCGCGTGGGCCGGCGCGAACGGGCAGCCGATCCTCGGCATCGTGTTCATCACGCTGGCCGTGGCGAGCTTCTTGTCGGTCGGCCCCATCACGTGGGCGTACCCGACGGCGTTCCTCACGGGCGCCGCCGCAGCAGCCGGCATCGGGCTGATCAACTCGCTCGGCAACCTCGGCGGGTTCGTGGCACCGATCATGCGCACGGCGATCAACGAGGTCGTCCCGACCGACAGTGGAGCGTTCGGCATCGTGTCGCTCGGTGTCCTGGCGTTCGTCGCGGCCGTGATGATCTTCTGCACGAAGTTCTTCCGGCAGTCGCGGGCGGACGACCTGCTCGACACCTCGCACGTGGCGACGACCGAACAGCGGGTGAAGCGATGA
- a CDS encoding Gfo/Idh/MocA family oxidoreductase, translating into MSRVGVGIIGAGNISDQYLTNLTQFADVEVLMVADLILERAASQAEKYGVPASGTVEELLARDDIQIVVNITIPAEHAKVGQQIIAAGKHTWSEKPVATNAEDAQALLAAASAAGVRYATAPDTVLGAGIQTAIRAIARGDIGTPLTATTMFHVPGPDQWHPDPEFLYAQGAGPLFDIGPYYVTTLLHAFGSASRVQAVSSKSRETRVIGSGPRAGTEFAVEVPTHHAALISFAGGQSAQTTLSFQHALPRNGFVEINGSEGTIVLPDPNVFDGDSTLWTLGKDEPTTLAHKGSTWGRGTGVVELARAIAEGQPERASGAVASHALDVMLGIRDAAESGQAVEITSSIDPIQPLPEDFDPAAAVLAEGVNA; encoded by the coding sequence GTGAGCCGCGTCGGAGTCGGCATCATCGGTGCCGGGAACATCTCGGACCAGTACCTGACGAACCTCACCCAGTTCGCCGACGTCGAGGTCCTGATGGTCGCCGACCTCATCCTCGAGCGCGCGGCGTCCCAGGCCGAGAAGTACGGCGTCCCGGCGTCCGGCACGGTCGAGGAGCTCCTCGCCCGCGACGACATCCAGATCGTGGTGAACATCACGATCCCGGCCGAGCACGCCAAGGTCGGCCAGCAGATCATCGCCGCCGGCAAGCACACCTGGAGCGAGAAGCCCGTCGCCACCAACGCGGAGGACGCGCAGGCCCTGCTCGCCGCCGCCTCGGCAGCAGGCGTCCGCTACGCGACCGCACCGGACACCGTGCTCGGTGCCGGGATCCAGACCGCCATCCGGGCCATCGCACGCGGCGACATCGGCACGCCGCTCACCGCGACGACGATGTTCCACGTGCCGGGCCCGGACCAGTGGCACCCGGACCCCGAGTTCCTGTACGCACAGGGCGCCGGTCCGCTGTTCGACATCGGCCCGTACTACGTCACGACGCTCCTGCACGCGTTCGGTTCCGCCTCGCGCGTGCAGGCCGTGTCGTCGAAGTCCCGCGAGACCCGCGTGATCGGCTCCGGCCCCCGCGCCGGCACCGAGTTCGCCGTCGAGGTGCCCACGCACCACGCCGCGCTCATCTCGTTCGCGGGCGGACAGTCGGCGCAGACGACCCTGTCGTTCCAGCACGCACTGCCCCGCAACGGCTTCGTCGAGATCAACGGCTCCGAGGGCACCATCGTGCTGCCGGACCCGAACGTCTTCGACGGCGACAGCACCCTGTGGACGCTCGGCAAGGACGAACCGACCACCCTGGCGCACAAGGGCTCCACCTGGGGCCGTGGCACGGGCGTCGTCGAGCTGGCCCGCGCGATCGCCGAGGGCCAGCCGGAGCGCGCCTCCGGCGCCGTGGCGTCGCACGCGCTGGACGTCATGCTCGGCATCCGCGACGCTGCCGAGTCGGGCCAGGCCGTCGAGATCACCTCGTCGATCGACCCGATCCAGCCGCTCCCCGAGGACTTCGACCCCGCTGCCGCGGTCCTCGCCGAGGGCGTGAACGCGTAG
- a CDS encoding TetR/AcrR family transcriptional regulator has product MTSADDAGTVPRRGYRKGAERRVQILDEMIRMVAEQGVDASSLRSVADALGITHAALRHYFPSRDELLLAVYREHEVREQGAPDRLQSAIGDMRESAGRNREIPGLVQLYTTLAADAVGEGHPSTRDFMRERFARLRGELAELIRRDQDLGRIRADLDPVDLASLSIAASDGLQVQWLLDPEAVDGERVLHLLEQIVPPAG; this is encoded by the coding sequence ATGACCTCTGCCGACGACGCCGGGACCGTGCCTCGGCGCGGGTACCGCAAGGGCGCGGAGCGGCGGGTCCAGATCCTCGACGAGATGATCAGGATGGTGGCCGAGCAGGGGGTCGACGCATCGTCGCTCCGGTCGGTGGCTGACGCGCTCGGCATCACGCACGCGGCGCTCCGGCACTACTTCCCGTCGCGCGATGAACTCCTGCTGGCGGTCTACCGGGAGCACGAGGTCCGCGAACAGGGCGCCCCGGACCGCCTGCAGTCCGCGATCGGCGACATGCGCGAGAGTGCCGGCCGGAACCGCGAGATCCCTGGGCTCGTGCAGCTCTACACGACGCTCGCGGCGGACGCCGTCGGTGAGGGGCACCCGTCGACGCGGGACTTCATGCGCGAGCGGTTCGCGCGTCTGCGGGGCGAACTCGCTGAACTCATCCGCCGTGACCAGGACCTCGGGCGCATCCGGGCCGACCTCGATCCGGTCGACCTCGCGTCACTGAGCATCGCGGCGTCGGACGGCCTGCAGGTCCAGTGGTTGCTCGACCCCGAGGCGGTCGACGGCGAACGTGTGCTGCACCTGCTCGAGCAGATCGTCCCGCCCGCCGGGTGA
- a CDS encoding sugar phosphate isomerase/epimerase encodes MPTTSVQLYSLRDAIAEDLDKAIARVAEIGYENVEPYAFVERAADLERAFAATGLKAPSGHVAVIDAEDTAPIWDAAERLGITTVIDPFIPTDRWQTADDVAKIAERVNVLTAEAASRGLQFGYHNHQWEFTNKVDGKTVYEHFVSQISPETVLEVDTFWATVGGADAPAVLQSLGDRVVAIHVKDGKVDGDILTALPSAESALIVPEALQRAFENQKPAGQGDVDVAGILAAAPQAIRVVEFDAYAGDVFEGITESLAWLKANDTAGSAA; translated from the coding sequence ATGCCCACCACCTCTGTGCAGCTGTACTCGCTGCGCGACGCCATCGCCGAAGACCTCGACAAGGCGATCGCTCGCGTCGCCGAGATCGGCTACGAGAACGTCGAGCCGTACGCATTCGTCGAGCGCGCCGCCGACCTCGAGCGCGCCTTCGCCGCCACCGGCCTGAAGGCCCCGTCCGGTCACGTCGCCGTCATCGACGCCGAGGACACCGCCCCGATCTGGGACGCGGCGGAGCGCCTCGGCATCACGACCGTCATCGACCCGTTCATCCCGACCGATCGCTGGCAGACCGCCGACGACGTCGCGAAGATCGCCGAGCGCGTCAACGTCCTGACCGCCGAGGCGGCCTCGCGTGGCCTGCAGTTCGGCTACCACAACCACCAGTGGGAGTTCACGAACAAGGTCGACGGCAAGACCGTCTACGAGCACTTCGTGTCGCAGATCTCGCCCGAGACCGTGCTCGAGGTCGACACGTTCTGGGCGACCGTCGGTGGCGCCGACGCCCCGGCCGTGCTGCAGTCCCTCGGCGACCGCGTCGTCGCGATCCACGTGAAGGACGGCAAGGTCGACGGTGACATCCTCACCGCGCTGCCCTCCGCCGAGAGCGCCCTCATCGTCCCCGAGGCACTGCAGCGGGCGTTCGAGAACCAGAAGCCGGCCGGACAGGGCGACGTCGACGTGGCGGGCATCCTCGCCGCGGCGCCGCAGGCCATCCGCGTCGTCGAGTTCGACGCCTACGCCGGCGACGTCTTCGAGGGCATCACCGAGTCCCTCGCCTGGCTCAAGGCGAACGACACCGCGGGGAGTGCCGCGTGA
- a CDS encoding SDR family NAD(P)-dependent oxidoreductase — MDLQLTDRVALVVGGKGYIGSAVADRLRAEGATVVVASRSATDDDGVAIDTADQASVDAGVASVIAQHGRIDVLVVTAAPSAGTLDPAKKSDPDQIARAVDGKALGFLRVANAVLPGQREAGFGRVVVVSGQNAYFSGNITASLRNTAVSVIAKNLADEAAGSGVTVNVVNPGTVTDEPAAEVQRGSGGESSPQQIADLIAFLSSPLSVVSGESISIAHRVLGSVAI, encoded by the coding sequence GTGGATCTCCAACTCACGGACCGTGTCGCACTCGTCGTCGGGGGCAAGGGGTACATCGGCAGCGCCGTCGCCGATCGACTCCGGGCCGAGGGAGCGACGGTCGTCGTCGCCTCGCGGAGTGCGACGGACGACGACGGCGTCGCGATCGACACCGCGGACCAGGCCTCGGTCGACGCCGGTGTCGCCTCGGTCATCGCGCAGCACGGGCGCATCGACGTGCTCGTCGTCACCGCGGCGCCGAGTGCCGGGACCCTCGACCCGGCGAAGAAGTCCGACCCTGATCAGATCGCCCGGGCCGTCGACGGCAAGGCGCTCGGGTTCCTGCGGGTCGCGAACGCCGTGCTGCCCGGACAGCGCGAGGCGGGTTTCGGACGCGTCGTCGTCGTGAGCGGGCAGAACGCCTACTTCTCCGGCAACATCACCGCGTCGCTCCGGAACACCGCAGTCAGCGTCATCGCGAAGAACCTCGCCGACGAGGCAGCCGGCTCCGGTGTGACGGTCAACGTCGTCAACCCGGGCACGGTGACGGACGAGCCGGCTGCCGAGGTGCAGCGCGGGTCCGGTGGCGAGTCCAGCCCCCAGCAGATCGCCGACCTGATCGCGTTCCTGTCGTCGCCGCTGTCCGTGGTGTCCGGCGAGTCGATCTCGATCGCGCACCGCGTCCTCGGTTCCGTCGCGATCTGA